A genomic stretch from Amycolatopsis sp. 195334CR includes:
- a CDS encoding AMP-binding protein: protein MGNEASQRFRSARDYLLAHREDYATANAGFAWPEFGEFNWALDWFDEIARDPANAGRYALWIVEEDGTENRWTFPELARRSDQVANWLRGLGVRRGDRLILMLGNQGELWETILAAIKLGAVIIPASTLLGPADLRDRVDRGGAKHVVVRSADVPKFAGVPGEYTRIAVGEAADGWHEFTAAYAEAAEFTPDGVTRADDELLLYFTSGTTAQPKLVRHTQVSYPVGHLSTMYWIGLEPGDVHLNISSPGWAKHAWSNVFAPWNAEATVFLYNYTRFDAVALMAQMDRCGITSFCAPPTVWRMLIQADLGALKTPPRKVVGAGEPLNPEVIDQVRTAWGVTIRDGFGQTESSVQIANTPGQEVRPGSMGRPLPGFAVALVDPVTGERAAEGEICLDLAKRPVGLMTGYADDAERTATAFAGGYYHTGDVGSIDEDGYITYVGRTDDVFKASDYRISPFELESVLIEHPAVAEAAVVPAPDPIRLAVPKAYVVLAGGHEPSADTALAILAHCCEHLAPYKRIRRLEFTELPKTISGKIRRVELRGRETAERPAGEFREEDFPTLKGS, encoded by the coding sequence GTGGGCAACGAGGCTTCCCAGCGGTTCCGGAGCGCGCGCGACTACCTGCTCGCGCACCGGGAGGACTACGCGACCGCGAACGCCGGGTTCGCCTGGCCGGAGTTCGGCGAGTTCAACTGGGCGCTGGACTGGTTCGACGAGATCGCCCGCGATCCGGCCAACGCCGGGCGGTACGCGCTCTGGATCGTGGAAGAGGACGGTACGGAGAACCGCTGGACCTTCCCGGAGCTGGCGCGCCGGTCGGACCAGGTGGCGAACTGGCTGCGCGGGCTCGGCGTGCGCCGCGGCGACCGGCTGATCCTGATGCTGGGCAACCAGGGCGAGCTGTGGGAGACCATTCTCGCCGCGATCAAGCTGGGCGCGGTGATCATCCCGGCGTCCACCCTGCTCGGCCCGGCCGACCTGCGCGACCGCGTGGACCGGGGCGGGGCGAAGCACGTGGTGGTCCGCTCGGCCGACGTGCCGAAGTTCGCCGGCGTGCCGGGGGAGTACACCCGGATCGCCGTCGGGGAGGCCGCCGACGGCTGGCACGAGTTCACCGCCGCGTACGCCGAAGCCGCCGAGTTCACCCCGGACGGGGTCACCCGGGCGGACGACGAACTCCTGCTCTACTTCACCTCCGGCACCACCGCGCAGCCGAAGCTGGTGCGCCACACCCAGGTCTCCTACCCGGTCGGCCATCTGTCCACTATGTACTGGATCGGGCTGGAGCCGGGGGACGTGCACCTGAACATCTCCTCACCCGGCTGGGCGAAGCACGCCTGGAGCAACGTGTTCGCGCCGTGGAACGCCGAGGCGACGGTGTTCCTGTACAACTACACGCGCTTCGACGCGGTGGCGCTGATGGCGCAGATGGACCGCTGCGGCATCACCAGCTTCTGCGCGCCGCCGACCGTGTGGCGGATGCTCATCCAGGCCGATCTCGGCGCGCTGAAGACGCCGCCGCGCAAGGTGGTCGGGGCCGGGGAGCCGCTCAACCCGGAGGTGATCGACCAGGTCCGCACGGCGTGGGGGGTGACCATCCGCGACGGCTTCGGGCAGACCGAGAGCAGCGTGCAGATCGCGAACACCCCCGGCCAGGAGGTCCGGCCGGGCTCGATGGGCCGTCCGCTGCCGGGGTTCGCGGTGGCGCTGGTCGACCCGGTCACCGGCGAGCGCGCCGCCGAGGGCGAGATCTGCCTCGACCTGGCGAAGCGCCCGGTCGGCCTGATGACCGGGTACGCCGACGACGCCGAGCGCACCGCCACCGCGTTCGCCGGCGGGTATTACCACACGGGTGACGTCGGTTCGATCGACGAGGACGGCTACATCACCTACGTGGGCCGCACCGACGACGTGTTCAAGGCCTCGGACTACCGGATCTCGCCGTTCGAACTGGAGAGCGTGCTGATCGAGCACCCGGCGGTGGCCGAGGCGGCGGTGGTGCCCGCGCCGGACCCGATCCGGCTGGCCGTGCCGAAGGCGTACGTGGTGCTGGCGGGCGGACACGAGCCGAGCGCGGACACCGCGCTGGCGATCCTCGCCCACTGCTGCGAGCACCTGGCGCCGTACAAGCGGATCCGGCGGCTGGAGTTCACCGAACTGCCGAAGACGATCTCCGGCAAGATCCGCCGGGTCGAACTGCGCGGACGGGAGACCGCCGAGCGCCCGGCCGGGGAGTTCCGCGAGGAGGACTTCCCGACGCTCAAGGGGTCCTGA
- the gcvH gene encoding glycine cleavage system protein GcvH yields the protein MSTPEELRYTEEHEWVVASGDGAVRVGITDYAQEQLGDVVFVDLPEPGLAVTAGESFGEVESTKSVSELFAPLDGEVVAVNDAVADSPELINSDPYGEGWLIELKLTGSATPDSLLDAEAYQRLTQA from the coding sequence TTGTCCACTCCGGAGGAACTGCGCTACACCGAGGAACACGAGTGGGTCGTGGCGAGCGGTGACGGCGCGGTGCGCGTCGGCATCACCGACTACGCCCAGGAGCAGCTCGGCGACGTCGTCTTCGTCGACCTGCCCGAACCCGGGCTGGCGGTGACCGCCGGGGAGAGCTTCGGCGAGGTCGAGTCCACCAAGAGCGTGTCCGAGCTGTTCGCGCCGCTGGACGGCGAGGTGGTCGCGGTCAACGACGCGGTCGCCGACTCGCCCGAACTCATCAACTCCGACCCCTACGGCGAGGGCTGGCTGATCGAGCTGAAGCTGACCGGCTCGGCCACCCCGGACAGCCTGCTCGACGCCGAGGCCTACCAGCGCCTGACCCAGGCCTGA
- a CDS encoding crotonase/enoyl-CoA hydratase family protein, translated as MTDRAVDALADLVSLKVDRSGHVAEVTLLGPGKGNAMGPDFWRELPLVFTALDADPEVRAVVLTGSGKHFSYGLDLPAMMPNWAPLLAGDALAKPRTAFLDEIRVLQESVTAVARCRKPVIAAVAGWCIGGGVDVISAADVRLASADAKFSVREVKVAIVADLGSLQRLATIVGEGHLRELALTGKDIDAARAERIGLVNDVYADQEAVLAAARELAGEIAANPPLVVQGTKDVLSVNTERQVADGLRYVSTWNAAFLPSKDLAEAAQAFLERRAPSFGGE; from the coding sequence ATGACCGACCGCGCTGTAGACGCTCTCGCTGATCTCGTTTCGCTCAAGGTGGACCGTTCCGGCCACGTGGCCGAGGTGACCCTGCTCGGACCGGGCAAGGGCAACGCCATGGGCCCCGACTTCTGGCGCGAACTGCCGCTGGTGTTCACCGCCCTGGACGCCGACCCCGAGGTGAGGGCGGTGGTGCTGACCGGCAGCGGCAAGCACTTCTCCTACGGCCTCGACCTGCCCGCGATGATGCCGAACTGGGCCCCGCTGCTGGCCGGGGACGCGCTGGCCAAGCCGCGCACCGCCTTCCTCGACGAGATCCGCGTGCTGCAGGAGAGCGTCACCGCGGTGGCCCGGTGCCGGAAGCCGGTGATCGCCGCGGTGGCGGGCTGGTGCATCGGCGGCGGGGTGGACGTGATCAGCGCCGCCGACGTCCGGCTGGCCAGCGCCGACGCCAAGTTCAGCGTGCGCGAGGTCAAGGTGGCCATCGTGGCCGACCTCGGCAGCCTGCAGCGCCTGGCCACCATCGTCGGCGAGGGGCACCTGCGTGAGCTCGCCCTGACCGGCAAGGACATCGACGCCGCGCGCGCCGAGCGGATCGGCCTGGTCAACGACGTGTACGCGGACCAGGAGGCGGTGCTGGCCGCGGCCCGCGAACTCGCCGGGGAAATCGCGGCGAACCCGCCGCTGGTGGTGCAGGGTACGAAGGACGTGCTCTCGGTCAACACCGAGCGGCAGGTCGCCGACGGCCTGCGGTACGTGTCCACCTGGAACGCCGCGTTCCTGCCGAGCAAGGACCTCGCGGAGGCGGCGCAGGCGTTCCTGGAGCGGCGCGCGCCGAGCTTCGGCGGCGAGTAG
- a CDS encoding CDP-alcohol phosphatidyltransferase family protein, translating into MSEPRSATRPEPSLARQALTVPNLLSILRLAGVPVFLWLLLGPEEDGWAFAVLAFGGFTDWLDGKLARWLDQTSRLGQLLDPAADRLYIVATLVAFLLRDIVPWWVVAPLVVRELVVGGCILVLRRHHYAPPEVTYIGKGATFVLMYAFPFLLLTQGGSDLAAVARPIAYAFTTWGGVLYLWSGALYVLQTVRAISPGRGATTAA; encoded by the coding sequence GTGAGCGAGCCCCGATCGGCGACCAGGCCGGAACCCTCTCTGGCCCGGCAGGCACTGACCGTGCCGAACCTGCTGTCCATCCTCCGGCTCGCCGGTGTCCCGGTGTTCCTGTGGCTGCTGCTCGGCCCGGAGGAGGACGGCTGGGCGTTCGCGGTGCTGGCCTTCGGCGGGTTCACCGACTGGCTCGACGGCAAGCTGGCCCGCTGGCTCGACCAGACCAGCAGGCTCGGCCAGCTGCTCGACCCGGCCGCCGACCGCCTCTACATCGTCGCCACCCTGGTCGCCTTCCTGCTGCGCGACATCGTCCCGTGGTGGGTGGTGGCGCCGCTGGTGGTGCGCGAGCTCGTGGTCGGCGGCTGCATCCTGGTGCTGCGCCGCCACCACTACGCCCCGCCCGAGGTCACCTACATCGGCAAGGGCGCCACCTTCGTGCTGATGTACGCCTTCCCCTTCCTCCTGCTCACCCAGGGCGGCTCCGACCTGGCCGCGGTCGCCCGCCCGATCGCCTACGCCTTCACCACCTGGGGCGGCGTGCTGTACCTGTGGTCCGGCGCGCTGTACGTGCTCCAGACCGTGCGGGCGATATCGCCCGGCCGGGGTGCCACCACCGCCGCCTGA
- the garA gene encoding glycogen accumulation regulator GarA: MSTNDGPGVPPEQSPERTSVFRADFLAEVEGQEAQAPEPPVAGIDALPAGSALLVVKRGPNAGSRFLLDRDTTSAGRHPDSDIFLDDVTVSRRHAEFRREGGEFVVIDVGSLNGTYVNREPVDQAVLAGGDEVQIGKFRLVFLTGPGHGGQGAR; this comes from the coding sequence GTGAGCACGAACGACGGGCCCGGCGTTCCCCCGGAGCAGTCTCCGGAGCGGACCTCCGTCTTCCGGGCCGACTTCCTCGCCGAGGTCGAGGGACAGGAAGCCCAGGCGCCGGAGCCACCGGTCGCGGGCATCGACGCACTGCCGGCCGGATCGGCCCTGCTGGTCGTCAAGCGCGGCCCCAACGCGGGCTCGCGCTTCCTGCTCGACCGCGACACCACCAGCGCCGGCCGCCACCCCGACAGCGACATCTTCCTCGACGACGTGACGGTTTCGCGCCGGCACGCGGAGTTCCGCCGCGAAGGCGGGGAGTTCGTGGTGATCGACGTGGGCAGCCTCAACGGCACCTACGTCAACCGTGAGCCGGTCGACCAGGCCGTGCTCGCCGGTGGTGACGAGGTCCAGATCGGCAAGTTCCGCCTCGTCTTCCTGACCGGCCCGGGCCACGGGGGCCAGGGGGCGCGGTGA